A region from the Chlorocebus sabaeus isolate Y175 chromosome 27, mChlSab1.0.hap1, whole genome shotgun sequence genome encodes:
- the LOC103246498 gene encoding LOW QUALITY PROTEIN: uncharacterized protein (The sequence of the model RefSeq protein was modified relative to this genomic sequence to represent the inferred CDS: inserted 3 bases in 2 codons; deleted 2 bases in 1 codon) — MWPQRGTGPNSCPXCHWPHTVGEGAGGVGAPAFGLQGIWVLLAVGDHRGPRGQGTFMGPPGQARQGXEGKGQEASAQTRYGGNSPHRRGQNRLEDPGTQVCCSRARRARGCACPGQRNHVGLSQQSGSGLVGGTEDPEGLAPPPGAGLPPHGHSKGRDQRGRDTGDCTPPSPRCSPSPYHPVQWCPRRWEGCEGRPHLACSGCPASC; from the exons ATGTGGCCCCAGCGTGGCACAGGGCCAAATTCATGCCC TTGTCACTGGCCACATACTGTGGGGGAAGGGGCTGGAGGAGTTGGGGCACCTGCATTTGGCCTGCAAGGAATCTGGGTCCTGCTGGCTGTGGGTGACCACAGAGGGCCACGTGGGCAGGGCACATTCATGGGCCCCCCAGGCCAAGCTCGTCAGG GAGAGGGGAAGGGCCAGGAAGCCTCAGCCCAGACCAGGTATGGTGGGAATAGTCCACACAGGAGGGGCCAGAACCGTCTAGAAGACCCTGGCACACAGGTCTGCTGCAGCAGAGCCAGGAGGGCACGGGGGTGCGCATGTCCAGGGCAGAGGAACCACGTGGGGCTCAGTCAGCAGTCGGGGTCAGGCCTGGTTGGTGGCACTGAGGACCCTGAAGGCTTGGCCCCACCTCCGGGAGCTGGGCTTCCTCCACACGGTCACAGCAAAGGTAGGGACCAGAGGGGG AGAGACACAGGGGACTGCACCCCACCCTCTCCTCGCTGCTCCCCTTCCCCTTACCACCCTGTCCAGTGGTGTCCGCGCAGATGGGAGGGTTGTGAGGGGCGTCCACACCTGGCCTGCAGTGGCTGCCCGGCTTCCTGCTAG